From uncultured Pseudodesulfovibrio sp.:
TTATACTGAAAGCCGCGCATACCACGTGGCCAATATAGAGACCGAGCAGGTCTTCGACGACTTTGACGCAATCGAATCGGACCGTCCCCATCGGGACACCCCCGACGAACGCGCCCAAAAGATCGCCCGCCTCAAAGCCAAGGTGAACGCCGGGGAATACGAGCCGGATGTCATGGATATCGCCAAGCTGCTCACGTCGGCTATGGACCCGACACTGTAGTCCACTCCAACACAAACGGCCCGGAATAATTCAATTCCGGGCCGTTTGTGTTGTGAAATAGATACCCTCCTTGTCGCATAAAAAAAGACCCGAATCGCATACAGCGACTCGGGTCAAATAATATACAGCCTCCGACCATCTTGGTCGGACATGACTTTCGTCTATTTATTAGAATCCACGTACCAACCGCTGGACTTGGTCAACAGGTCCTGTACACGTCCCACAAGGGCATGGGGGTCGGTAAGGTAACCTTCAAGCAACAGGGCTGACTCGAAAAGCTGGTTAGCTGCCTGATCAATGAACGGATCGTTCTCGTCCTTCTTGAAGATGGTCAGCATATTGCGAACGAGCGCATGATCAGGGTTAATCTCCAGCACCTTTTTGGGAATGGAGGAATCCTTGCTCATGACGCGCATGATCTTGTCCATGGACGAGGTCACATTGCCGTCAGGATTTGCCAGGCAAACCGGAGAATCCGACAAACGAGTTGAGGCCTTAACCTCGGTCACGCCGTCACCCAGTACGTCCTTGATGCGAACAAGCAGCTTATCGAGCGTGGACTGTTGATCATCGGACAAGGCTTCGGGCTTGTCTTCCTTTTCCAGAGACTCGAACTGGTCAAGCTTGGACACATCGGCATGTTCAGCGGAAACAAGCGTGTACCCGTCAAAGTCGCGCAGGGCGTCCATGACGAATTCGTCGATTGGTTCATAGAGATACAGAACCTCGATGCCCTTCTTGCGGAAGACTTCAAGATGCGGAGACAATCCCAAAGCTTCGCGGCTGGGACCATATGCATAGTAGATTTCCTTCTGATCTTCTTTGGCACGGGTGATGTACTCGGCAAATGAGGACAGCCCCTTGTCGTCTTCGGAAGCTGAAGAATTAAAACGCACGAGATTTCCGAACTTGTCCTTATTCAGGAAGTCCATGTAACCGGCCTTGAACAGCTCTCCGTGGGCATGCCAAAATTCGGCATAACGGTCAGCATTGTCCTTAGCCATCTTGTCGAGATGATTCAGGACCTGCTTGACCAGCGTGGAGCTGATCTTGCGCATCAAGATGTTGTCTTGCAATGTCTCACGAGAGATGTTCAGCGGCAGGTCTTCAGTGTCCACCACGCCCTTGACGAAGGCGAGGTATTCCGGAAGCAAATCCTTGTTCTGTTTTTCGATGAGCACACGACGGACATACAGATCGAGTCCACGATTCTCCCGACCCATGCCAAACGGATCGCCGCCTTCGTTGGGTATAAACATCAAGGCGTTGAACTGAACCGGCGCGTCAACGGAGGTGTGCAGAGTGTCGAACGGGTCTTCGGAATCAAAGGTGAGGAACTTGTAGAACTCAGCGTACTGCTCCGGCTTGATCTGAAATTTCGGTTCACGCCAAAGAGCCTGAATGGTGTTAACCCGATCCTCGCCCACAAAAATGGGGAAATTGATAAAGCTGGAGTGCGTATTGACGACATGTTTGAGATGCGCTTCGTTAGTAAACTGCGAAGCCAAATCTTCCTTGAGAGATACAGTAATCTCTGTGCCGTGCGGACGATCTTCGTCCAGTTCCTGCAACTTGTAGTCGGTCCGGCCGTCAGAGGTCCATGCAATGGGCTTGGCGTCCGGCTCGATGGAGCGGGTGGTGACGGTCACTTCATCAGCGACCATATACACGGAATAAAAACCAACACCGAAACGACCAATCAACGAATCAAGGGATTCCTTGCCTTCTTCGGCCAGACGGGCCAACTCGGCAGTGCCAGAATGAGCGATAGTACCGATGTTGCGCATAAGCTCATCACGCGTCATGCCGACACCGGTATCCGTGATGGTCAGCGTCTTGGCTTCTTCATCAGTGGTAATACGAATTTCCGGGGCAATCTCGTCCTCGCCGTTGTCGGACTGCGCCTTGAAACGAACTTTTTCCAAGGCGTCGGATGCGTTGGAAATCAGTTCGCGCAGAAAAATTTCCTTGTTGGTATAAAGGGAATGAACCAGAATTTCGAGAAGCTGGCTGACCTCAGCCTTGAATTTGTGCGTAGTTTTTCGACCCATGAATATTCCTCCAATCAAATGATATGAACGCCCGCCGAGTGAGCAACAGGACTCACCCGGCGGGACTTGCTGTAAAATGTGTATGTTCGGGAAACAACGCCCCTGAACAGGGACTAGGTAGATACTGATTTTATCTTGTCAAGAAGGTACTTTTCCATTTCACGACGGTCCTTTCTGAGCCGAACCATTTCCGCTTCCATAATAGCAAGCTTTTCCTTGAGTTCCCGATTCTCGTTTTTAAGCAACTCGGTCTCTTCCATGGTGTTCGTAATGCGTCCAGCCGCTTCTTCCAGTCCACTGCGGATATCGGACACATCCGGCGATTCCCCTCCGCCCTGATCAAGAACGGACCGGATGCCCTCTCCCACGGACTTGGCAATTTCAAGACCAATGGCAGCAGCCATTTTCATGGCAGGCTCCATGGCGTTGACCGACACAACGACCGGAGAACCTTCACCGCTCGGCACAGGCATAGCATCGGCCTGAAGTGGAAAATTCTGAGACAACTGATCCATGACATCGCGGGCTGTATGACCTTCCTTGAGCAAACGAGAAATGGTCCCAAAAATTTCTATGGCTTCTGGCTTGAACCGCTTTTGTCGTCCACGGCCCACAGAAGGCAAGTGTTGAGCAAACCGATTTTTCCAATAATGCACCGTGGACTCGGGCAACTCTAATTCGCGGGCGATCTCGGCCACGGAAAGCACTTTCTTGCCAGTCATGTCACACTCCCTTAAAGACCTTGTTGTTCTTCATTGGAGTACATAAAAATACGGCTTTCTACAAGAAAAAACTACTCCCATCCACTTCATATTAAAGAATTTTTACCGAATACAACATTTCATTTATACGGTTGTGTTTGATATTCTTGATTTTTTCTAGACTTTTAATAGACTGATCGACATAGAAAAAAGCATGACGCCAAAAACCTATACACAGCACAGTTTGCGCTCAATGAAATATCTCTTTATGGTCTTGCGGTCATCTTATGCTTTGCCGCACCAAAGGAACACACTGAACATGAAATCATTTTTCACATCTCAGGCTGCCTACCTGTCGCTCAGGCTCATCATCGGAGGATTATTCCTCTACGCCGGTGTCCTCAAACTTTCGAGTCCCTATGATTTTGCCATGACCATCAACCTCTATGGGCTGGTTACATGGCGTATGTCCACGGCATTGTCATACATCATCCCATGCATCGAGATTATCAGTGGATTGGGGCTGATCCTGAACATCAGAGGAGCGTTGGCTTTGGTTGTGGCACAGTTGTTGGGGTTCATGGTCGTACTTTTGTATGCCCTGCATCTCGGACTGGACGCGGACTGCGGGTGTTTCGGTACACCACGCGCCACGGACAATGACCCGGTTGGGCCGCTTGAAGCTTTCATTCGCGACGGGGCCATGCTTTCAGCCTGTGCAATCATGTATTGGCAACGCACGGTCGAGGAGAACATTCCTCGTAGCCTTTTACTCTCTCTTTCCAAAAACGTATAAAAAAGGCCGTTTACTCACGGCCTTTTCAACTCCAACTTACTGCACCAATTGCCACGTACCATCAGGTTGTCTGTACGCCTTGGCATAAACGGTTTCCATCTTGCCATCTGGCATACGCGCTCTCAGTGTCACATCCCGCTCAATGCGTCCGTCATTATACCGGCGGGGCGGCTGAGGAATGGCTTGGTGGTGCATACGTGTATCCGGGTTGGTCCACTGCGAAGTCTGACCAGAAGGCATGGTTTCCAAAGTATTTGTGATCTGCCGTTCATCATAGTCATCATACTTTTCCATTTCATTACCAACTATATAACCAACCAACAGCCCTGTTCCAGCACCAATGGCCGCACCGGAAACCTTGTTATTAAAGGTTAACGCGCCCAATGTGGCTCCAGCGAGTGTGCCAAGAGTCGCGGCATTTTGCGCGGTTGTTGTCTTACAGCCTGTCAGCAACGCTATCATCAGGGTCAGGGCGATTAAAATTCTCATGGGTATCTCCTCATTTTTTGCCGCCGAAGGCAAAGTGTGGGCCTTGCTGGCGGCTTTCTCTCATGCTGTTGGTTAAATATGAGCAATGAGTATGCCGTATTAAAGACACTGATATTATTGAATGTTTATCATTCTTGAAAAACCCCGTGAGCGCAAATTGTGTACAGGGACGCAAAAATTGTTCTCTTTAAGAAAGAAGGGCATCTTTTTTGGTGGGCGTTGCGTGCTTCGCAGTGAGTGTACAAACGGTATTACTGCAAAGGTTTCGCCTTTACGGCGACCTGCTTTTTTTGAGGCGAAAAAAAGGAGGCAAAAAACGCCTTCTTCGTTGTGCGCCTGATAGCGGACCCAAGAGCCTGTACGCGGCTTCACTGCCCGACTGGATTGTCTTGTGGCACAGACTCGGTCGGGCTACGCTGCGCCGCGTGGGACAGGCTCTAAGGCCCGTTATCAATTGCTCGTCGTTGTAAATAGTTTTTCGGTGTAGGTGTTTATTTTTGATTTGGAATTCTTCGATAAATGCAAACGACTTTCGAACGATAAAACTTCAATATCTGTTTTCAAACCAAACCCAAAAAGTGGAAAGAAAAGAAGGAACTTCTTTTTTTTTGGTGGGCGTTGCGTGCTTCGCAGTGAGGGTACAAACGGCATTACTGCAAAGGTTTCGCCTTTACGGCGACCTGCTTTTTTTGAGGCGAAAAAAAGGAGGCAAAAAACGCCTTCTTCGTTGTGCGCCTGATAACGGACCTAAGAGCCTGTACGCGGCTCCTCTGCCCGACAGGATGGTCTGTGGCACAGACTCGGTCGGGCTACGCTGCGCCGCGTGGGACAGGCTCTAAGGCTCGCTATCAATTGCTCGTCGTTGTAAGGGATTTCTCGTTGTAGGTGTTAATTTTTGATTCTAGGTTATTCGATAGCCATCAATAATTTTGAGATGTTAACTTTTCAATGCTGTTTTTCTTTCAAAGGTACTTTCTTTTTACCAACCAAACAAAAATCTAATCCGCTCATCACTCACCATAAAGGGCCTTGGGGTGTTCCAACACCCCAACACCGCTCTCCCTCCAAAGACGATTTCTTCACTTCCCAACCAGACGAAGACGGGACCCAGCCCTTGATCGGCGACTTAGAAGCTGACCAATCGAAGGAGGCGGCTTTCGTCAGGAGATCAGGCAATTGGTCTTAAACTGATGGATAACAAGAGAGGCAGGGCTTATACTTTTAATCGGGTGGAGCCGACTCGATTGGATCAGATTCTTGCCGCCAATCATGGGGGCGGCCAAGTTAGCGCAAGCGACCTTTTTTGCTCCTTTTTTGGGCGCTGCCAAAAAAGGAGGCCCGCCCGGCAGGGCATGGAAAACGTTGGGTGCTTCAGCACCCAACAATGACTCTCGCCGAAGGCGCATCTTCAAAAAAAAGGCCGCATGAAAGCGGCCATCCTTACTTCTTATTTCCCGTCGGGGTTTACCCTCGACTACATCATCACAACTTATAGGAATCAGGTATCTCAGGCATAGCCCCTGAACATCCACAAACATACGCCGCCACCTTGGTGGCATACTCATTAATCTCATCAAGCGACTGCCCATCAAGATACGCAAGCACCATAGCGGCAGTAAACGAGTCCCCCGCCCCAATCGTATCAACGACCTCAACAGGAACCCCCGGCAAATCAGAAACTTCATCAGGCGACATGATCAAACTTCCCTTATCTCCACGGGTCAACACCGCCAACTTGAGGGAATGTCTCAGCATGAGTGCTTCCAGAGCTTCTCGCTCGCCAACAGGCAACGATAACATCTTCCGTACCAAGACAAGTTCATCATCATTGATCTTCAACACATCGGCCACATCAAGAGATTGACCAATGACCTCCGGCGTATAAAAGCTCTGTCGCAAATTGATGTCATACACCCTGAGCGCTCTGGAAGCAGCACCAAGAAATTGATGAATCGCTCGCCGGGAGACTTCAGACCTTTGAGCCAATGTACCGAAACACACAGCTCCGGCTTTGGCTGCCAACGCAATAGCAGCGTCATTCAATGACAAAAAATCCCACGCTACATCATCGGAGAAAGCATAGGTTGCCACACCATGCCTATCAATTCTCGCATTTACTGTACCTGTAGGATGTACCGGATCAATACTTATACCATCAATATTCACCCCATGAGAAGCCAAGAGAGACAATGCCTCGCGGCCAAGCTTATCATCTCCCACGCAGGAAACAGGAACCCCTGCCCCGCCGAGACCGTTCATATGGTAGGCAAAATTGGCAGGTGCACCGCCAAGCATCCGTTTATAGGGCAACACATCCCAAAGGATTTCCCCCAAACCGACAGCAAAAACAGGCTCCATAGTTATCCTGCCCTCTCCACTATCTTCTGTAACCGGGCCTCGGCTCTGGCACGCAATTCCCCCTGACCGGAAACAACGAGCTTTTCCAAAAGGGCAACAAAATTATTTAATGCAGGTTCCATAAGCGGATGATGCGCCCCGAGTGCGTATTCGTACGCAGCCAATCCGTTATCAAAATAATCGAAGGCCTCTTCAACCCGACCAGCAGAATCAAGCAGCAATCCCATGTTGCACATGGCCTGCGCCGTCTCCGGGTGATCCGGGCCATACACCTGCTCACGAATGGCAAGACTCGTCTTGAAGTGCTCCTCTGCTTTCGCCGCATTGCCAAGCCGATCATACAGAAGCGCAACCGTATTATGGTCGCCAGCCACTTCCGGGTGATGGTCGCCGTAGAGTCTGCGGTTGATGGCAAGCCCCTGTTCTGCCAACACCAAGGCCTGTTCCGGCTGATCCATGGCTTCATACAACAGGGCCATATTCGAAAGACAGGATGCGGTGGCCGGATGACTTTCGCCCTGCGTAGCATGCAACACGGTCAAACATTCTTCGAAAGTAGCCTTGGCTTCATCAAAACGCCCCCGAGCCTGCCGAATCACACCCAAACTGTTGAGAATCGGCGCAGTCGCGACATTGCCCTCGGTGAAAATTTCCTTTTGCAACTCAAAACAAGCCATGAATGCGGCTTCGGCTCGATCAAAATCATCTGCAGCCCAATAGACTGTTGCCAGCCCTTCAAGATCGGCCACAATATCAGGATGCTGTCCCCCTTTAAGGGCTACGTCCACTGCCATAGCCGCTTCCAGAAACTCGACGGCCTCAACGTATCGTTGCTGATGATAGAGAGAAAATCCCGTCTGATGCAAAACTCTGTTGGCAGCGGCGGTATTCACCCCAAGTTCACTCACAAGATTCCGACAGGCCAGGACATGCGGCATAAGCCACTGTACTGTAGGCCAATTCTGCGGTTCTGCGTCAGGCAAGGCAAGATTGAGACCGTAAATGGCTCGCCCCGCCCAATCCAATGTCTGCTCTTCATTCATGGAAGCCCGAAGTTCTGCCCGGACATCCGGCTTAAGCGCGAAGATCTGATTGTCTGCGTCGACATCGATCAATTCATGCGTCACAAGTGGATCAATCAATGCAGTGGCCGCAAAAAAAGCCGCCGCCGGATTAATCAATGCGGGATTATGAGGAGTCCCGTCCATGGACAAGGCGTAATCATAGGGAAGCGGCGAATCAGCCAACATGGCGGCCATGAACAAAGCTTCGGCCCCGCCCGGGGCTTCTTGCTCCACTTTCGCTATAGCCTCCAAAACTGCTTCACTACTTCGATATTCATTCTGCTCGGTCACGGATAACTCCTTGGTTGGCTGACACACGGTTCCACTATCCCGTTTGCACAGGGAATTCAAGGCAGGCACAAAATATGACCATACAAACAAAGTAAAAAAAGACGCTGCCCGGATCAAACCGAACAGCGTCACTGAAAACCGTATATTATTCGAGATTATCGTTTGACGCTAATCAATGTGTTCAACATGGAATCACTAGTGGAAATAACCTTGGTATTGGCCTGAAATCCACGCTGGGTAAGAATCATGTTGGCAAATTCCTGAGCCATGTCCACGTTACTTCCCTCCAGCGTATTTCCTGAAATTGTTCCACGGCCACCCTCCTTGGCAACACCTGCCATGGCCGCCCCCGAATCCTGTGTGGCGGTGAAATTGGTCGAGCCGGAACGGTCCAGTCCCCAAGGACTATTAAACCGATACATGGCAACCTGATACAACGCCTCACTTTGATTATTGCTAAAATGACCGGTCACAAACCCTTCGTCATCAACGCTGACGTCTCGGAGATACCCCCAGCTATACCCATTCTGAATATGATACATGGTGGAAGACGGTGAGTCATAATTAGTAGAGACACGTGCATCACGATTCATCTCACCCATTTGGACAAGATTGCTCACATCTGTCCCCACGGATGCGGGAGAACCTGCGCCAGAAAGCCATGTGGAATTGTCTGAATTGATACCGAAATCATACGAGATTGTCCGGGCTTCCCCAACGGTTCCCCCGTTACTGCCAAAAGTATAAGTTATCTGCGGCAATCCGCCTTCACTGAACGTACTCGGCGTCCACGCCCCAAGACTCGTACCACCGCTCGTGACGGTTGGGTCCAAAGAATAGGCCGCCTGCCCCACTAATATACCCTGATCATTAAAGGTCAAAACACCGACACCGGCCAACCCTGCGGAAGAAGTGCCATACGCACTTGAACCATCAGACTCGGAAGGCATCGCCACCAGGTATTCCCAATAACTGTACCCCGGCACGGCGTTTGACAGACTATTGGCACTGACAGGATCAAAATACACTGTCATTTCATGTCCGCCGCCTTCTTCATCGTACACGGTGATACTTGAAGAATACTCAGGCAAATCTCCACCAAATGGAGTGGAGGCATTACTCAAGCTTGAGTTGTAGGCCTCAAGCATGGAAAACATGGGATTGTTGGAATCGGTAAAAAGATCGGCTGCGGAATGGTTCAAGTTCGTGACCATTTCCACAGAAGACGTCGCAAGCGGTTCGGAACGGACCAGGCGAACGGTTTCTCCGTCAACGACAACATCTTCATACGGAAGCTGTATATCGGAAACGCCTGTTGCCACTTCGCCAGTTTCGCGGTCAATGGCATACCCCTGCAAACGGTAGTCATGGGCATCCACAAGATAGGCTTCATTATTAAAACGGAATGCTCCGGCGCGTGTATAATTCGAGGCCCCGCTTCCCGCACCGTTCACGTTGCGTACGCCAAAAAAACCCTGCCCGGAAATGGCAAGATCTGTGGACGTATTGGTATTCTCGAACGCTCCAGGTTTGAATATGGTCCTGATTTCGGACACACCCACACCCTTGCCCATCTGGCTCATGGCATAACTGCCCGACTGGTTCTGTGAACCACTCGTCCCAAGCTGCTGACTCATGAGCGTTCCGAACTGAACGTCCGCGCGCTTATAGCCAGTGGTACTCACGTTGGCGAGGTTGTTGGCCACCACTTGCATACTTGCGTTATGGGCGACCACCCCGGTAGCTCCAACATACATACTACTAAAACTCATACTTCCTCCAATCCGGCTTCTGCCGAATATGGTGGGAACCTCCAGGAGACCCATTCCCGGAAAAAAATTCCCGATTCCTTCTCACCAAAGGGATGAGCAAGGGGTATGCCATATGAATTCAGCTGTTATTTCAGTGACAAAAGGACATAACGGAGTAGGCACATCGTTCCCCTGCACCCTTTTTCTCCGAATTGACTTCCACAAAAGAAGAACCTGAACCGACCATGTTTCCCCTTGCCACCAACACGCCTCCCGCGTAGTCTGGCTCGACTTTATAAAAGAGTGACATCAACCAAACTAATGGAGACAAAGAATATGAAACGGATGATTACCCTGCTCTTGGCCGCTACCCTCTGCCTCGGCCTGATGGCCTGCAACCAACAGGAAGCCTCGGTCAAGATCGGCGTTGTAGACGAAGCAGCTGCCTTCAAGGACAACAAGGTCGCTCAAGGCGCCATGGCATACCTCAAAGACGTTGGCACACCGTTGCAGACCAAAGCTGAGACCGCTTACAAAGCCATGCAGGAGAACCAGACCGAAGAAACCGTGGCAGCTTACAAACTGGCCATGGGTGAATTGCAGAACACCATGGGTGCAGAACAGCAACGCGTTGTCGGCCTTGTGGAAAAAGAATTCAGCAATGCACTGGAAGCCTATCGCGCCGAAAAAGGCCTGGAAGTCATCCTGAGCAAGCAATCCGTCATCGCTTCCAGCGATACCGTAGACATCACCAGCGACATTGTTGCTGCCATGGACGGCGTGACCGTTGATTTCACCAAGCCCGAAGCTCCGGCCGCTCCTGAAGAAGTCAAGGCCGAAACAGCCGCCCCGGAAGAAACCAAGGCTGAAGAAACGAAGCCTGCTGAATAAATTAAGCTAGCATTCAATAACGAAAGGCCTGCCCACAGTGTGGACAGGCCTTTCGTTTATTCTTTGATACATTCTTTTATCTATCAGCCTTGAACTCATTCAATAGAATATACGCCTGATCCAACTGACCGACAAAGGTCGCAAAAATCGCACGTACTGAATCCAGTTCCCCGTCTCTGGCGGCCAGTTCCATATCAAAAGCAAGATCGGACAAAATGTCTGCACGGATTACACCACACATTCCCTTAAGAGAATGCGCCATTTTCGAAGTCATGACAGCGTCATTCTTCTTCAACGCATCAACAAGGGATTGCATCCTTAATGGACAATCTTCTAAAAAAGCACCAATCAGCTCACATGCCAATTCTTCATCATCGGCCAAACTTGCAAGAAATGCTTCCTTGTCGAATAAACTCTGAGTCATAGACCTACTCCATACGTGAGAGAATTCCGACCTGTCAGGTATCATTTTGAATACGAGAATAAAAGAAATATCACACCTTGGGATAAAAACAAAATAGCCGAGAAAGAAATATAACCTCTACGAATCGCACGCGCACCCGCCTCCGGCGAGCCAGTCCCATTGCCCATCCGAAAAAGAGAGGAGCACTTCCTGCACTGTTCGATGTGCACAGTTATTCAGGCAGATTTTATGAGAACGCTTTTTAAAAGCATCTGAAACCTTGCAGGCATAAGAATAATGAGAGCGAACCCATATATTATTTTCCGGATTGACCGACAAGATATGCTTATACGCTTGGTCCGCAGACGCTCCTCCCTGCCGGGGAGCGGCGACTACCGTGGGTAGATCCAGCGTCAGCGAACGATGTCTGTTCAAAAAGGAAAGCGTCGTATCTCCATACCGCAACACAAGCCCTTTACCTTTGCAAAAAGGACGATACGCTGCCGACAACAGAATTTCTGGCGTGACTATCTGCGGCACTCTCTCCCAAGATTTAACTTCCACACCATTGACTATTTTGAATGGATGTCGAGGAACAAGGTAGTCCTCAAACTGACTGGTTTGTTTGAAATAACGAACCTTCCCTTCAAGACTCGCCGTCAACGCCATGGACATGACAGCCAAAGCAATACCCTTAGCTGCGGATTTACGCCCTTTAAAGCCGTCTCCGGGCATGGCGTCGGCCTCATGATGCAGCAAGCGTCCGCATAAAAGCACCACCTCTTCCACACCACCCCAATCCCGAAACCCTCGAGTCAAAAGACCGAGGGCCTGTCCAACTCCCCCCGATGCACCGACCACCCTTCCGGCGACTTGCTCCGAAAGGGCGTTTAATGATGTATTCAACACATTTCTCGCATCTCCCCCCATGGTGGCACGACCAGAGCAAGCAGCCACCCCCAAAGAAACGAGTATAGCGGCACTCCTGAGCCACATTCCACCCGATGCCGAATGCGATGAATACCCTGCAAGATTAACATCTTCGGGAATCGGCCAGCCACACAGATCAAACCACCTGGGCCAATCATCATTGAAGCCGCAAGCAAGCAAAGGCATGGCTCCCACCCAATCTGGAAGCCAATATTCCGAGACCTTGTACCCTTCTTCCATAAGGTCAAGAATTCCACCCAATCGCTCCGGGCTCGGAGATGTGCACACGGCAGCACGAATTTTGCCCACTATGCGTTCATGGAGCATCTCCGGCAAAAAACCCGAAAGAGAGCCGCCGTCCACAAGATAAGCCCCCCGAGAACTCCGAAGTAAATACGCGTCCCCACATCGGACCGGAAGCATCCTGAATTGCGTCAAACCGCCATAATCCTTGCATTCGTTAGATCGACGGCACGAATTAGGACATAATATATAAAACATGTCAATCTATATTGATTAGCTAGAAATAACGTAAAAAGATCGCTCTCAAAAAGGCATGGAATATCCGCACTCTGCGTGAAATGTCACTATTGATCAGCGAGTCAAACATATTATTAATACATTTAATTTAATGAGATACAGTACAACGGTTCAAAAATTGCTTAAAATAATTTACTCGTTGACAAGGGCTGACCCGATCATTATATGCACCAAGTCAAAAAATAACGGGAGAGACTTATACATGAAAATATTACTCAACTACGTCATCACTGCGACCCTGTGTGCGGTCATTACAGTTATGGCTGTGGTTGTTGTCGTCAAACAACAACGCATCGACGATCTCAGCCATAGGCTTGACCTGGCTCAAAAGACCGCCAT
This genomic window contains:
- a CDS encoding Hpt domain-containing protein, translated to MTQSLFDKEAFLASLADDEELACELIGAFLEDCPLRMQSLVDALKKNDAVMTSKMAHSLKGMCGVIRADILSDLAFDMELAARDGELDSVRAIFATFVGQLDQAYILLNEFKADR